A genomic window from Salvelinus sp. IW2-2015 unplaced genomic scaffold, ASM291031v2 Un_scaffold1508, whole genome shotgun sequence includes:
- the cnga4 gene encoding cyclic nucleotide-gated channel alpha-4: MQKEDDEVEEKKEEGKDEKKLLAKPKVKWTEWVVDPSEEFYYGWLQVMIFPIFYNWILIICRTCFKDIEDAFLTLWLTLDYCSDLLYVADTIIKFRTGFLEQGILVQDRDRLKKRYLFSSRFLLDLASLLPTDLLYLYFGIRQPLVRVNRFLRISRLNEAMDRMETRTSYPNTFRISKLMLYIFVLIHWNACIYFALSSYIGFGADRWVYPNISDPVFAPARHQYIYCFWFSAQIFTTVGDTPLPDREEEYLFMIADLLIAVLVFASVVGNVGNVITNLRDRDNVFFPNHELVKGYLRNRYISKELRNRVNDWYQHLYINRKITRENEILQQLPVQLQTEIAVSVHLPTLSKVTIFQNCETSLLEELVLKLIPQVYSPGEYVCRKGDVGHEMYIIKDGKLAVVADDGVTQFAVLSDGNFFGEISILNIKGNKSGNRRTANIRSIGHSDLFSLSKEDLTDVLSEFPAAKRHLEEKGRQILTKMGMLVEAAEGEEEQDEEKVEVKVERLEGNLNTLQTKLARLMAELESSNRKILARVEQLELETEGWEDYPFEEGGEEGGEEGGEVERRDGVGMEVEGERGEVEGEEQAKETEREDEGEGKDEGYGEEKGVEGGETKETERGGQEDM, from the exons ATGCAGAAGGAGGACGATGAagtagaggagaagaaagaggaggggaaagatGAGAAGAAGCTTCTGGCAAAACCCAAAGTGAA ATGGACGGAGTGGGTGGTTGACCCATCAGAGGAGTTTTATTATGGATGGCTCCAGGTCATGATCTTTCCCATCTTCTACAACTGGATCCTCATCATCTGTAG GACATGCTTTAAGGACATAGAGGATGCATTCCTGACACTGTGGCTCACACTGGACTATTGCTCCGATCTCCTGTACGTGGCTGATACCATCATCAAATTTCGCACTG GTTTCCTGGAGCAGGGCATCCTGGTCCAGGACAGGGACCGTCTGAAGAAGCGCTACCTCTTCTCCTCACGTTTCCTGTTGGACCTGGCCTCCCTACTGCCCACCGACCTCCTATATCTGTACTTCGGCATTCGCCAGCCGCTGGTGAGGGTCAACCGCTTCCTCCGTATCTCCCGGCTCAACGAAGCCATGGACCGCATGGAGACCCGCACCTCCTACCCCAACACCTTCCGCATCTCCAAGCTTATGCTGTACATCTTCGTGCTCATCCACTGGAACGCCTGCATCTACTTCGCCCTGTCCAGTTACATCGGCTTCGGGGCGGACCGTTGGGTTTACCCAAACATCTCCGACCCCGTGTTCGCCCCCGCGAGGCACCAGTACATCTACTGCTTCTGGTTCTCTGCGCAGATCTTCACCACGGTGGGCGACACGCCACTGCCCGACCGCGAGGAGGAGTACCTGTTTATGATCGCTGACCTGCTGATCGCCGTGCTGGTGTTTGCCTCCGTCGTGGGGAACGTGGGCAACGTCATCACCAACCTCAGGGACCGAGACAACGTCTTCTTCCCCAACCATGAGCTG GTCAAAGGTTACCTGCGCAACAGGTACATCAGCAAGGAGTTGCGTAACCGTGTCAACGACTGGTACCAGCACCTGTACATCAACCGTAAGATCACGAGGGAGAACGAGATCCTGCAGCAGCTTCCTGTCCAGCTGCAGACGGAGATCGCTGTGAGCGTACATCTGCCAACGCTCTCCAAGGTCACCATCTTCCAGAACTGTGAGACCAGTCTGCTGGAGGAGCTGGTGCTCAAACTCATCCCACAG GTGTATAGTCCTGGGGAGTATGTGTGCAGAAAGGGGGACGTGGGACATGAGATGTACATCATTAAGGATGGGAAACTGGCTGTGGTGGCAGACGATGGCGTCACACAGTTCGCTGTGTTGAGTGACGGCAATTTCTTCGGGGAAATTAGCATCCTGAACATCAAAG GAAACAAATCAGGCAACCGTCGGACGGCCAACATCCGCAGCATCGGCCACTCAGACCTGTTCAGCCTGTCCAAGGAGGACCTGACAGACGTGCTGTCTGAGTTCCCAGCTGCCAAGAGACACCTGGAGGAGAAGGGCCGTCAGATCCTCACTAAGATGGGCATGTTGGTGGAGGCCGCGGAAGGCGAGGAGGAGCAGGACGAGGAGAAGGTGGAGGTCAAGGTGGAGAGACTGGAGGGTAACCTGAACACCCTGCAGACCAAGCTGGCCCGTCTCATGGCAGAGCTGGAGTCCAGCAACCGCAAGATCCTGGCCAGGGTGGAGCAATTGGAGCTAGAGACAGAGGGCTGGGAGGACTACCCGtttgaggagggaggggaagagggaggggaagagggaggggaagtGGAGAGAAGGGACGGGGTGGGGATGGAAGTTGAGGGGGAgcgaggagaggtggagggagaggagcaggcgaaggagactgaaagagaggatgagggagagggaaaggatgAAGGATATGGAGAGGAAAAAGGAGTAGAGGGAGGAGAAACaaaagagactgagagaggaggacaggaagacATGTAG